The Chryseobacterium indicum genome includes a window with the following:
- a CDS encoding glycosyltransferase, protein MENSKQIFQTDSKKRWRNVQWGSRIFIFVAILLFLALGLMMKLDRSPKIPFKEDYKAVITANRPYLQENKISKEYKGFRSFISEKTMHTNLAKIEKARAERLKNQNRNWAQFPGGIRSAFYVAWDPQSLMSLKRNIRHINLVFPEWFFLDPKTGDLKTNVDPAGYKVIKRTGVAAMPILSNNFEQEFHSEGLGKVLKDPKKRTQLIKKLTLQCQKLNFKGINIDFEDMNLDSDENLIAFMKELSETFKQNKLLVSMDIMTDNDDYNIQRLNPYVDYFVLMAYDEYALDSDAGPVSSQKWIEAQTGKILAKTSPNKIILGLGAYGYDWSTDKEQNVSVTYMQAITKASASKASINFDDNTFNLNYSYTDSKNNTHTVFFNDAASIFNTMRFSAEYPLAGTALWRLGSEDSRIWNFYDRDLTFAGLSKLNLKTLENVKGQTMVDYIGDGEVLDVLNTPHDGKIALEVDPKEKIITDENYVTYPSSYEVKKYGEAPQKELVLTFDDGPDETYTPQVLDVLSKYHVPAAFFLVGLNAEKNLPLVKRIYREGHEIGNHTFTHENVAKVSPQRALLEMKLTRLLIECITGHSTILFRAPYNADSEPTTSEEIIPVALARQQNYLDIGENIDPEDWQPGIKADEIVKRVLAGVKAERGNIILLHDAGGETREETVKALKVLIPTLQKQGYHFTNLASILHKNKAELMPSIPKTRAYYVMQLNLLLATIIYGISHFLVALFTIFIALGLIRLLIMLFWAFKERRKEKKSGEFPVLESYPKVSIIVPAYNEEVNIVSSLNNLLKQTYPNFNIILVDDGSKDSTYEKAKEAFSEHPKLKIFSKTNGGKATALNFGISQTDAEYVVCIDADTKLEKDAVKYLIARFLNSDPHEKIAAVAGNVKVGNTVNWLTKWQSIEYTTSQNFDRLSYANINAITVIPGAIGAFRKSVIEEVGGYSSDTLAEDCDITVKILREGYTVANENRAVAVTEAPESVKQFLKQRFRWTYGIMQMFWKQRQTFLNPKYKGLGLWAMPNILLFQYIIPFFSPLADVIMFFGILSGNGGKIFSYYLIFLLVDASLAFIAFIMRREKLVNLLYVIPQRFGYRWLMYIVLFRSLRKALKGEMQTWGFLKRTGNVKEIATS, encoded by the coding sequence GTGGAAAACTCAAAGCAGATTTTTCAGACCGACAGTAAAAAACGCTGGAGAAACGTTCAGTGGGGAAGCCGGATTTTTATCTTCGTAGCCATCCTGCTTTTTCTGGCATTAGGTCTTATGATGAAATTAGACAGAAGTCCCAAAATTCCCTTTAAAGAAGATTACAAAGCGGTTATAACAGCAAACAGACCTTATCTTCAGGAGAACAAAATTTCCAAAGAATATAAAGGATTCCGAAGTTTCATTTCCGAAAAAACAATGCACACCAACCTTGCTAAAATAGAAAAAGCAAGGGCCGAAAGACTTAAAAACCAAAACAGAAACTGGGCGCAGTTTCCGGGCGGAATACGTTCTGCATTTTATGTGGCATGGGACCCGCAGTCTTTAATGTCTTTAAAAAGAAATATCAGACACATCAATCTTGTTTTTCCGGAATGGTTTTTCCTTGATCCGAAAACCGGTGATCTTAAAACCAATGTAGATCCTGCCGGTTATAAAGTTATTAAAAGAACAGGAGTTGCGGCAATGCCGATTCTCAGTAATAATTTTGAACAGGAATTCCATTCTGAAGGTCTGGGAAAAGTGTTGAAAGATCCGAAAAAAAGAACCCAGCTTATTAAGAAATTAACGCTTCAATGCCAGAAACTCAATTTCAAAGGAATCAATATCGACTTTGAAGATATGAATCTGGATTCTGATGAAAACCTGATCGCTTTTATGAAAGAGCTTTCCGAAACATTTAAGCAGAATAAATTATTGGTTTCCATGGATATCATGACGGATAATGACGATTACAATATCCAGAGACTGAATCCTTACGTAGATTATTTTGTATTAATGGCGTATGATGAATATGCACTGGATAGTGACGCGGGACCTGTTTCTTCTCAGAAATGGATCGAAGCACAAACCGGAAAAATTCTGGCAAAAACTTCACCGAATAAAATTATTTTAGGATTGGGAGCTTATGGCTACGACTGGAGTACAGACAAGGAGCAGAATGTTTCCGTAACGTATATGCAGGCAATTACCAAAGCGAGTGCAAGTAAAGCGAGCATTAATTTCGACGACAATACCTTTAACTTAAATTACTCTTACACAGATTCAAAAAACAATACACATACCGTATTTTTTAACGATGCTGCTTCTATTTTTAATACGATGCGTTTCTCTGCCGAATATCCTCTTGCCGGAACAGCACTCTGGAGACTGGGAAGTGAAGACAGCCGTATCTGGAATTTTTACGATAGAGATCTTACGTTTGCAGGTTTATCAAAATTAAATTTAAAAACTCTTGAAAATGTAAAAGGTCAGACCATGGTCGATTACATTGGTGACGGCGAAGTTTTGGACGTTCTTAATACGCCTCACGACGGAAAAATTGCCCTTGAGGTTGATCCCAAAGAAAAAATCATCACCGATGAAAATTATGTAACCTACCCAAGTTCTTACGAAGTTAAAAAATATGGAGAGGCTCCACAGAAAGAACTGGTATTAACTTTTGATGACGGTCCTGATGAAACCTACACTCCGCAGGTTTTAGACGTATTGTCAAAATACCACGTTCCCGCAGCTTTCTTTTTGGTAGGATTAAATGCTGAAAAAAACCTTCCTTTGGTAAAAAGAATCTACAGAGAAGGACACGAAATTGGCAATCATACCTTTACCCATGAAAATGTGGCTAAAGTAAGTCCACAAAGAGCCCTGCTGGAAATGAAACTCACCAGACTGCTCATCGAATGTATCACAGGTCACAGTACCATTCTTTTCAGAGCACCTTACAATGCGGACTCTGAGCCTACAACTTCTGAAGAAATTATACCTGTTGCATTGGCAAGACAGCAGAATTATCTTGATATTGGCGAAAACATCGATCCCGAAGACTGGCAGCCGGGAATAAAAGCCGATGAAATTGTAAAACGTGTTTTAGCAGGTGTAAAAGCCGAACGCGGAAACATCATACTCCTTCACGATGCAGGAGGCGAAACCCGTGAAGAAACCGTAAAAGCGTTGAAAGTTTTAATCCCGACATTGCAGAAACAAGGCTATCACTTCACCAATCTTGCCAGTATTTTGCATAAGAACAAAGCAGAACTGATGCCTTCCATACCGAAAACAAGAGCCTATTATGTGATGCAGCTTAATCTTCTTTTGGCAACCATTATTTATGGAATCAGTCATTTTTTGGTTGCTTTGTTTACCATTTTTATCGCATTGGGACTCATCAGATTGCTGATTATGTTATTCTGGGCATTTAAAGAACGTCGAAAAGAGAAAAAATCGGGAGAATTTCCTGTTTTGGAATCTTACCCGAAGGTTTCAATTATTGTTCCTGCGTACAATGAAGAAGTCAACATTGTGTCATCATTAAACAATCTGTTAAAACAGACCTATCCCAATTTCAATATTATTCTGGTAGACGACGGAAGTAAAGATTCAACCTACGAAAAAGCAAAAGAAGCCTTTTCTGAGCATCCGAAACTGAAGATTTTCAGCAAAACCAACGGCGGAAAAGCAACCGCCCTGAACTTCGGGATCTCCCAAACCGATGCAGAATATGTGGTCTGCATAGATGCCGATACAAAACTCGAAAAAGATGCCGTAAAATATTTAATTGCAAGATTTTTAAACTCAGATCCACATGAAAAAATTGCTGCCGTGGCTGGAAATGTAAAAGTGGGAAATACCGTTAACTGGCTTACAAAATGGCAGTCCATTGAATATACAACCAGTCAGAATTTTGATCGTTTATCGTATGCCAATATCAATGCCATTACTGTAATTCCCGGTGCTATCGGAGCTTTCAGAAAATCTGTAATTGAAGAAGTTGGCGGATATTCTTCCGACACTTTAGCCGAAGACTGCGATATTACGGTTAAAATCTTAAGAGAAGGGTACACCGTTGCCAACGAAAACCGTGCAGTTGCCGTGACAGAAGCTCCGGAAAGCGTAAAACAGTTTTTAAAACAACGTTTCAGATGGACGTACGGAATCATGCAGATGTTCTGGAAACAGAGACAGACTTTCCTTAACCCGAAATACAAAGGTTTAGGACTCTGGGCAATGCCGAATATTTTACTCTTCCAGTATATTATTCCGTTCTTCTCACCGCTTGCCGATGTCATCATGTTTTTTGGAATATTGTCAGGAAACGGGGGAAAAATATTCAGTTACTATTTAATTTTCCTTTTGGTGGATGCATCTCTGGCTTTTATTGCGTTCATCATGCGGAGAGAGAAATTGGTAAATCTGCTGTATGTAATTCCTCAGCGTTTCGGATATCGCTGGCTGATGTATATTGTACTGTTCAGAAGCCTCCGAAAAGCACTGAAAGGCGAAATGCAGACCTGGGGATTCTTAAAACGTACCGGAAATGTAAAAGAAATTGCAACATCTTAA
- a CDS encoding M13 family metallopeptidase has translation MKKLTLSLLLLGGICSQTVNAQATDKGLDLSLMDKSVRPQDDFYNYVSGTWMKTAKIPSDKPTWGSFNKLAEDTDNNSMTILNSLLKDKFADGTEGKKIQDLYATYMNMTKRNADGIKPIQANLNKIDAIKSVGDLQKYLISVTKEGENNFYGWGVDADLKDSKMNVVYLGDASLGLGRDYYQKVNEKNTEALAEYTKYVASMLKELGYKNADAAAKGIVDYEKSIAKTYLTNEQSRDNTLQYNPQTMAQLSALVKNVDLPAYLKAVGVNTDKVIIGELGYYKNLDKFINTQNLPVIKDYLKFHMIHGSAAYLSEKLGDMRFAFYGKYLRGQQEQRALNKRGYELINGSLGEAFGKLYVEKYFPAEAKAQMVELIDYLKKSFAVHINGLTWMSSTTKQKAMEKLNKFTVKVAYPDKWKDYSKLTITPESKGGNLYANLQNIAEWQYNKDLAKIGKPVDKTEWGMTPQTVNAYYNPVNNEIVFPAAILQPPFFNPKADAAVNFGGIGAVIGHEMSHGFDDSGAQFDADGNLVDWWTPEDKANFEKATKALAAQYDKYEPVKGTFVNGTFTNGENIADLGGVNIAYDALQMYLKDKGNPGVISGYTQDQRFFLSWATVWRTLSSEKYMINQVKTDPHSPGYFRSFGPLTNVDAFYKAFDVKEGDKLYKKPAERIKIW, from the coding sequence ATGAAAAAATTAACGCTTTCTCTGCTTTTATTAGGAGGAATTTGTTCACAGACCGTGAACGCTCAGGCGACAGATAAAGGTCTAGACCTTAGCTTGATGGATAAATCAGTACGTCCGCAAGATGACTTTTATAACTATGTAAGTGGAACATGGATGAAAACTGCCAAAATTCCTTCCGATAAACCAACCTGGGGAAGTTTCAACAAACTGGCTGAAGATACAGACAACAACTCCATGACGATTCTGAACTCTCTTCTGAAAGATAAATTTGCTGACGGAACAGAAGGAAAGAAAATTCAGGACTTGTACGCAACGTACATGAACATGACAAAGAGAAATGCAGACGGTATCAAACCGATTCAGGCAAATCTTAATAAAATCGATGCCATTAAATCCGTTGGAGATCTTCAAAAATATTTAATCTCTGTAACCAAAGAAGGAGAAAACAACTTCTACGGATGGGGAGTAGATGCAGATCTTAAAGACTCTAAAATGAACGTTGTTTATCTTGGTGACGCATCTTTAGGTCTTGGAAGAGATTACTATCAGAAAGTGAACGAAAAAAACACAGAAGCTTTAGCAGAATATACAAAATATGTTGCTTCTATGTTAAAAGAACTAGGATATAAAAACGCTGATGCTGCCGCAAAAGGTATTGTAGATTACGAGAAAAGCATTGCAAAAACATATTTAACCAACGAGCAGAGCCGTGATAATACGCTACAGTACAATCCGCAAACAATGGCTCAGCTTTCAGCTTTGGTAAAAAATGTAGACCTTCCGGCTTATCTTAAAGCAGTTGGCGTAAATACAGATAAAGTAATTATCGGAGAATTAGGATATTACAAGAATTTAGATAAATTCATCAATACACAGAATCTTCCTGTTATCAAAGATTATCTTAAATTCCACATGATCCACGGAAGCGCGGCTTACCTAAGCGAAAAATTAGGTGATATGAGATTCGCTTTCTATGGCAAATATTTAAGAGGACAGCAGGAGCAGAGAGCCTTAAACAAGAGAGGATACGAATTAATTAACGGATCTTTAGGAGAAGCATTCGGTAAATTATACGTTGAAAAATATTTCCCTGCAGAAGCGAAAGCACAGATGGTTGAACTGATCGATTACTTAAAGAAAAGTTTCGCGGTTCACATCAACGGATTAACGTGGATGTCTTCTACTACCAAGCAAAAAGCAATGGAAAAGCTGAATAAGTTCACGGTAAAAGTGGCGTATCCGGACAAATGGAAAGATTATTCCAAATTAACCATCACGCCGGAATCAAAAGGCGGAAATCTATATGCCAATCTTCAGAATATTGCAGAATGGCAGTACAACAAAGACTTAGCTAAAATCGGGAAACCGGTAGATAAAACAGAGTGGGGAATGACGCCGCAGACTGTAAATGCTTACTACAACCCGGTAAACAACGAAATCGTTTTCCCTGCTGCAATCCTACAGCCGCCTTTCTTCAATCCTAAAGCAGATGCTGCGGTGAATTTCGGTGGAATTGGTGCGGTTATCGGTCACGAAATGAGCCACGGATTTGATGATTCGGGTGCACAGTTTGATGCAGACGGAAACTTGGTAGACTGGTGGACTCCTGAAGATAAAGCCAACTTCGAAAAAGCAACAAAAGCCCTTGCCGCACAGTATGACAAATACGAACCAGTAAAAGGAACTTTCGTGAACGGAACCTTTACCAACGGAGAAAATATTGCAGATTTAGGAGGCGTAAACATCGCTTACGATGCTCTTCAGATGTATCTGAAAGACAAAGGAAATCCGGGAGTTATCAGCGGTTACACTCAGGACCAGAGATTCTTCCTGAGCTGGGCGACAGTCTGGAGAACATTATCCAGCGAAAAATACATGATCAATCAGGTAAAAACAGATCCGCATTCTCCGGGATATTTCAGAAGTTTCGGTCCTTTAACCAATGTTGATGCTTTCTATAAAGCGTTTGATGTGAAAGAAGGAGACAAATTGTACAAAAAACCGGCAGAAAGAATTAAAATCTGGTAA
- a CDS encoding M13 family metallopeptidase — protein MKKLNIGILAFSGLVFLNSCGTAKTGEIKKPETMKTVAVEPVKKEEVKEEGINLSYMDKTVRPQDDFFSYVNGNWVKTTQIPSDKASWGSFNALRENVDDASLDILNKILSESYPEGSEGQKIQNLYASFMDTNKRNAEGLAPIKGDLAKIDAIKNIVDLQKYLLEATKVGDNSFYGWRVGADLKDSKMNAVYLGGPDLGLGRDYYQKVNEANTKTLAEYQTYVGKLFGVLGYKNSETSAKKVVDFEKQLANYLLTLEQNRDANLRYNPKNVSELPALVKNVNLPKYLKDAGVNTDRVIIGELKYYQNMDSFLTQKNLPLLKDYLKYHLINGNASNLDENLEQIRFDFYSKYLQGQKEQRPMNKRGLSLVNSVLGEAFGKLYVEKYFTPEAKAQMEMYIDYILKSFKTHINEMDWMSPETKVKAQEKLSKFTVKIAYPDKWKDYAQLKVESPKQGATLYSNLQNVSAWQYQKNLDKIGKPVDRTEWGMTPQTVNAYYSGSNNEIVFPAAILQPPFYNPKADAAVNFGGIGAVIGHEISHGFDDSGSRFDGDGNLNNWWTDADRKNFDAKVAQLAAQYSAYEPVKGSFVNGKFTSGENIGDLGGVAVAYDALQMYLRDHGNPGLISGFTQDQRFFMSWATVWRTKSTDQYMTNQVKTDPHSPGIFRAFGPLVNQDSFIKAFDIKPGDKMYKAPQDRIKIW, from the coding sequence ATGAAAAAGCTAAATATCGGGATACTTGCCTTTTCGGGTCTGGTATTCTTAAATTCTTGTGGTACAGCGAAAACGGGAGAAATTAAAAAACCTGAAACCATGAAAACGGTTGCTGTAGAGCCGGTGAAAAAAGAGGAAGTAAAAGAAGAAGGGATCAATCTGTCGTACATGGATAAAACTGTTCGTCCCCAAGATGATTTTTTTAGCTATGTAAACGGAAACTGGGTAAAAACTACGCAGATTCCTTCAGATAAAGCAAGTTGGGGTTCTTTTAATGCACTGAGAGAAAATGTAGACGATGCTTCTCTGGACATCCTGAACAAAATTTTATCAGAATCTTATCCTGAAGGTTCCGAAGGTCAGAAAATCCAGAATCTATATGCCTCATTTATGGATACCAACAAAAGAAATGCAGAAGGACTGGCTCCGATTAAAGGAGATCTTGCAAAAATTGATGCCATTAAAAACATCGTCGATCTTCAGAAATACCTGCTTGAAGCAACAAAAGTAGGCGACAATTCTTTCTACGGATGGAGAGTAGGAGCAGACCTGAAAGATTCTAAAATGAATGCAGTCTATCTTGGCGGTCCCGATCTTGGACTGGGAAGAGATTACTATCAGAAAGTAAATGAAGCCAACACCAAAACGTTAGCAGAATATCAGACCTATGTCGGAAAACTATTCGGCGTTTTAGGCTATAAAAATTCAGAAACTTCGGCAAAAAAAGTGGTGGATTTCGAAAAACAGTTGGCAAACTATTTATTAACGCTTGAACAGAACAGAGATGCCAATTTAAGATACAACCCTAAAAACGTATCAGAATTGCCGGCTTTGGTTAAAAACGTTAATCTTCCGAAATATCTGAAGGATGCCGGAGTAAATACAGACAGAGTCATCATCGGCGAGCTGAAGTATTACCAGAATATGGATTCTTTCCTTACCCAGAAAAACCTTCCATTGCTTAAAGACTATCTGAAGTACCACTTAATCAATGGAAATGCAAGCAATCTGGATGAAAATTTAGAGCAGATCAGATTCGATTTCTATTCCAAATATCTTCAGGGACAGAAAGAACAGCGTCCGATGAACAAAAGAGGACTTTCTTTGGTAAACAGCGTTCTGGGAGAAGCGTTCGGAAAATTATATGTGGAGAAATATTTTACACCGGAAGCAAAAGCACAAATGGAAATGTATATCGATTACATTTTAAAATCCTTCAAAACGCACATCAACGAAATGGATTGGATGTCTCCGGAAACAAAAGTAAAGGCACAGGAAAAATTATCAAAATTCACCGTGAAAATTGCTTATCCGGATAAATGGAAAGATTATGCTCAATTAAAAGTAGAATCTCCGAAACAGGGAGCAACATTGTATTCCAATCTTCAGAATGTTTCAGCGTGGCAGTATCAGAAAAATTTAGATAAAATAGGAAAACCGGTAGACCGAACAGAATGGGGAATGACGCCGCAAACTGTAAATGCTTATTACAGCGGATCAAACAACGAAATCGTTTTCCCTGCAGCCATTCTTCAGCCCCCTTTCTATAATCCAAAAGCAGATGCTGCTGTTAACTTTGGAGGAATCGGAGCCGTTATCGGTCACGAAATTTCTCACGGATTCGATGACAGCGGTTCAAGATTCGACGGAGACGGAAATTTGAATAACTGGTGGACCGATGCAGACCGTAAAAACTTTGACGCAAAGGTAGCACAATTGGCAGCACAGTACAGCGCTTACGAACCGGTAAAAGGAAGCTTCGTTAACGGAAAATTCACAAGTGGCGAAAATATCGGAGATTTGGGAGGAGTGGCAGTGGCTTACGATGCACTTCAGATGTATCTTAGAGATCACGGAAATCCTGGCTTAATCAGCGGATTTACTCAGGATCAGAGATTCTTTATGAGCTGGGCAACAGTCTGGAGAACGAAGTCTACAGACCAGTATATGACCAATCAGGTAAAAACAGATCCGCATTCGCCGGGAATTTTCAGAGCATTCGGTCCGTTGGTCAATCAGGATTCTTTCATCAAAGCATTTGATATCAAGCCGGGAGACAAAATGTATAAAGCTCCGCAGGACAGAATAAAAATTTGGTAA
- a CDS encoding type VI secretion system contractile sheath small subunit, producing the protein MLQFFFKFKHWIGQLFDADKNNTHQHRKSQNINNMAMFNYGVGGNEVKVDANEAIQQIQENKSLIVSQLTTDESYVPEIVTGLKTVDDVFRHFQPSVSVQHETEDGNVVEEEFRFQNLADFTPKNLTQKSDYLQQLSMEQEQYNKIVRQLKTNKILRNMLENDQTRAAFVEVLKEVAQELEK; encoded by the coding sequence ATGTTACAGTTTTTTTTTAAATTTAAACATTGGATTGGTCAGCTATTTGATGCTGATAAAAACAATACACACCAACATCGAAAATCTCAAAATATTAATAATATGGCAATGTTCAATTATGGCGTTGGCGGAAACGAGGTAAAAGTAGACGCCAATGAAGCTATTCAGCAGATTCAGGAGAATAAATCGCTGATAGTAAGCCAGCTTACAACCGACGAATCTTACGTCCCTGAAATTGTAACAGGATTAAAAACAGTAGATGACGTCTTCAGACATTTCCAGCCTTCTGTAAGCGTTCAGCACGAAACGGAGGACGGTAATGTAGTAGAAGAGGAATTCCGTTTTCAGAATCTCGCGGACTTTACCCCAAAAAATCTCACTCAGAAATCAGATTATTTGCAGCAATTAAGCATGGAGCAGGAACAGTACAACAAAATTGTTCGACAGCTTAAAACCAATAAAATTCTGCGTAATATGCTGGAAAACGATCAGACGAGAGCTGCCTTCGTAGAGGTATTGAAAGAAGTGGCACAGGAACTTGAAAAATAA
- a CDS encoding DUF5458 family protein: protein MDSKLQAAENQPQGHQQHAGQPKSNPLAELNKIGGFGFVESVVDGIANMNPTRKARKEIFLNDSNKADERKELLQKINLWVNLLEGNDSADKMAETCKAKAQAADQNLKLNLKNTLDAVRQLETNYRTVAQFYKNTELDKVDNVSIVNASLDQVSDLDNPIFIDAIAEEFKNYYDRLDLRDNYSILAIPGYLGSNKVIEKWAKICNENKVMMVTDFANLDKPDDVVDLFHSANLTGGELHRSNVIMTCNWLVGRGKAEEVGEEENVELPPSTSLAGKIHKTLMSQVAAGKKHGNINEVDAVKFELKKSEISQLEKMGLVPMVNEYGKIMAFSAKTLFTGDNIGLQTYSVVRVFDYVTKVLLDFLNRRAFENWNARNEDDLRKQIVTFLDGIKGPDKLIEKFKIVRFEQDKVNKDRVWLDIRLTPYFPTKSFVIKLDGHKGDDGNEWDAEYLQD from the coding sequence ATGGATAGTAAATTACAGGCAGCTGAAAACCAACCACAGGGACATCAGCAACATGCAGGACAGCCGAAAAGTAATCCGCTTGCCGAACTCAATAAAATAGGAGGTTTTGGTTTTGTAGAATCTGTTGTAGACGGAATCGCAAACATGAATCCCACCAGAAAAGCCAGAAAGGAAATTTTCCTTAATGACAGCAATAAAGCAGATGAAAGAAAAGAACTTCTTCAGAAAATCAATCTTTGGGTAAATCTTCTGGAAGGAAACGATTCTGCAGATAAGATGGCAGAAACATGCAAAGCTAAAGCGCAGGCTGCCGATCAGAATTTAAAACTAAATCTTAAAAATACGCTTGATGCAGTCCGTCAACTGGAAACAAACTACAGAACGGTCGCTCAATTCTATAAAAATACCGAACTCGATAAAGTAGACAATGTCAGCATAGTAAACGCAAGTTTAGATCAGGTTTCAGATTTAGATAATCCAATATTTATCGATGCTATTGCAGAAGAGTTTAAGAACTATTACGACCGTTTAGATCTTCGAGACAATTACTCTATTTTAGCAATTCCGGGATATTTGGGATCTAATAAAGTCATTGAAAAATGGGCAAAAATCTGTAACGAAAACAAAGTAATGATGGTGACGGATTTTGCGAATCTTGATAAACCGGATGATGTGGTGGATTTATTCCATTCTGCCAATCTTACAGGAGGTGAACTGCACAGAAGTAATGTCATTATGACCTGTAACTGGCTTGTTGGACGCGGAAAAGCTGAGGAAGTAGGAGAGGAGGAAAATGTAGAACTTCCGCCATCAACTTCATTGGCAGGAAAAATTCATAAAACATTAATGTCTCAGGTTGCAGCAGGTAAAAAGCACGGAAACATCAATGAAGTGGACGCCGTAAAATTCGAATTAAAGAAAAGCGAAATTTCTCAGTTGGAAAAGATGGGGCTTGTTCCCATGGTGAACGAATACGGAAAAATTATGGCTTTCTCTGCAAAAACACTGTTTACAGGAGACAATATAGGACTTCAGACCTATTCTGTTGTTCGCGTATTCGATTACGTAACGAAAGTTCTGCTCGATTTCTTAAACAGAAGAGCTTTCGAAAACTGGAATGCAAGAAATGAAGATGATTTAAGAAAACAGATCGTAACCTTCCTTGATGGAATTAAAGGACCGGATAAACTGATCGAAAAATTCAAAATTGTCCGTTTCGAGCAGGATAAAGTTAATAAAGACAGAGTTTGGCTGGATATCCGTTTAACGCCTTATTTCCCTACAAAAAGTTTCGTTATCAAATTAGACGGACACAAAGGAGACGACGGAAACGAATGGGATGCGGAATATCTTCAGGATTAA
- the mutY gene encoding A/G-specific adenine glycosylase: MEKTKQSDFRHIGNKLLNWYKTNARDLPFRQTKDPYKIWICEIVFQQTRIAQGLGHYNNFVQRFPDVKTLAEAEENEVLLYWKGLGYYSRAINVHKAAQQIMNDYNGVFPHEYDEILKLKGVGKYTAAAVSSICFNGKIPAVDGNFYRVLSRIFADDFDISSSKAFNYFSELAHLILPENVGDFNQAMMDLGSEICKPKNPLCRECPLNEDCLAFSLNKVSEFPVKTKKVKAADLELKYYFIHRNGQFLIQQRKDDFIWKKLFEFPPEISDDLIPFIKSVKNVSHKLTHKNLSIEIFNVEVDSEEIWQNFITENNFTVTDVEGSHEKSFPKPLENYIQNYETVYRIL, encoded by the coding sequence TTGGAAAAAACAAAACAATCAGACTTCAGACACATCGGCAATAAACTTCTTAACTGGTATAAGACAAATGCCCGCGATTTACCTTTCAGACAGACCAAAGATCCCTATAAAATATGGATTTGTGAGATCGTTTTTCAGCAGACCAGAATTGCTCAGGGATTAGGACATTACAATAATTTTGTTCAGCGTTTTCCGGATGTAAAAACCCTTGCCGAAGCGGAAGAAAATGAAGTTTTACTGTATTGGAAAGGATTGGGGTACTATTCCAGAGCGATAAATGTTCATAAGGCAGCGCAACAGATCATGAACGATTATAATGGTGTTTTTCCTCATGAATACGATGAAATTTTAAAGTTAAAAGGTGTCGGAAAATATACAGCCGCTGCGGTTTCCAGCATTTGTTTTAATGGTAAAATTCCGGCGGTTGACGGAAATTTTTACCGTGTTCTGAGCCGTATTTTTGCAGATGATTTTGATATTTCAAGTTCAAAAGCTTTCAATTACTTTTCCGAACTCGCTCATTTAATTTTACCTGAAAATGTCGGTGATTTCAATCAGGCGATGATGGATTTAGGTTCCGAAATCTGTAAACCTAAAAACCCTCTTTGCAGAGAATGTCCTTTGAATGAAGATTGTCTGGCTTTTTCATTAAATAAAGTTTCTGAATTTCCTGTAAAAACAAAAAAAGTAAAAGCTGCTGATTTGGAGCTGAAATATTATTTTATTCACAGAAATGGTCAGTTTTTAATTCAACAGAGAAAAGATGATTTCATCTGGAAAAAGTTATTTGAATTTCCGCCTGAAATTTCTGATGATTTAATTCCGTTTATCAAAAGTGTAAAAAATGTAAGCCATAAACTCACGCACAAAAATTTAAGCATCGAGATTTTTAATGTTGAAGTAGACTCGGAAGAAATATGGCAGAATTTCATTACTGAAAATAATTTCACTGTAACTGATGTTGAAGGTTCACACGAAAAATCCTTCCCGAAACCGTTGGAGAATTATATCCAAAATTATGAAACGGTATATAGAATTTTGTAA